The window CGGCTGCGGCAGCGGGTATCACATGTGGCGCATGATCGGTGCAGGCGCGCACCTGGCCGTTGGGATTGATCCGACCCAGTTATTCCTGTGTCAGTTCGAAGCGGTGCGAAAACTGCTGGGCAACGACCAGCGCGCGCATCTGCTGCCGCTGGGTATTGAACAGCTTCCGGCGTTGAACGCGTTTGATACCGTTTTCTCAATGGGCGTGCTCTATCACCGTCGTTCTCCGCTGGAACATCTCTGGCAGTTGAAAGATCAACTGGTACAAGACGGTGAACTGGTACTGGAAACGCTGGTGGTTGAAGGGGACGAAAATACCGTGCTGGTGCCGGGTGACCGCTACGCACAAATGCGCAACGTCTACTTTATTCCGTCTGCACTGGCGTTGAAAAACTGGCTGGAGAAGTGCGGTTTTGTTGATGTCCGCATTGCCGACGTGTGTGTGACCACTACCGAAGAACAGCGCCGTACCGAGTGGATGATTACCGAATCGCTGGCTGATTTCCTCGACCCGAACGACAGCAGTAAAACGGTAGAAGGGTACCCTGCCCCGCTGCGCGCGGTCTTGATTGCGCGTAAGCCGTGATGGATTGCCCGGTGGCGCTACGCTTACCGGGCCTACAACTCCCGTAGGCCTGATAAGGCATCGCCGCCATCAGGCATAAAAGGATAAAAAAAGGCCCCTGTAATTGCAGGGGCCTGGTACGAGCAAGCATCATATTGGGCGACATGATGCAACGGTAAAAATCAGCTGGCCCGATGGTGCGCAATAATCGCTTTCATTTCAGCAACCGCCGCCCCGTCTACCGCATAGCGGGAATATTCATTCGCTTGCGCATCCGAAGACATCGACAACCCCGCATTGCGATAACGCATGGGAGAAGCCAGCCATACTCCGGCAGAACTGTGGACTTCCTGCACACCGGCGTCGAGGAATAGAGACAAATTCGCAGCGCGAACCCCCGCTCCGGCCATAATGATTGGAGCACCGGGCTGTGCAATAAGTTCCATTATTTTTGTTAAACCTTGCGCAGCATCTGATTTTTGCCCGGAAGTCAGCACTCTGGCGACACCCAAATCAGATAAACTTTTCAGCGCATTTAAGGGGTTGGCACACATATCAAAGGCCCGATGAAACGTGACATTTAGCGTACCGGCTGTCCGCATAATTTTTTCCATGCGCGACATATCGACGTTGCCATCAACATCTAATAACCCGGTTACCAGCCCGGAGAATCCGAGATCTCTGACCATGGCGATATCATCCAGCATGGCGGCGAATTCACCGTCGGTATAGCAAAAATCCCCGCCGCGCGGGCGGATAATCGGATTGACGGGAATATCAATATGCTGACGAACGGTACGTAATACACCCAGTGATGGGGTTAACCCCCCTTCTTTGGGTGCCGAACACAGTTCAATACGATCCGCGCCATTTTTTTGTGCCGTCAGCGCACACTCCATGCTGTAACAGCAGATTTCCAGCAGTGCCATGGTTACTCCTGTTGCTCGCTTGCCACAATCGTTTCAATTGACCATGGATGAAACTTGATAGTCACGCTGCCGTCGCTGACCGCCAGCGTCGGGTTCGGTAACCGCTCACGCTCGCCTTGTGGTGAACTGGTTTTCACAAAGATACCCGGCTGACTCAATCCTTCATCAGAAAGTAACGCCAGCGCTCGCGCATTCAACGTTTCCGGCTCGCCCGGCAGAACAATCTCAATATGCTCCCAACCCTCATGTGGGTAGCGTTTTTCACCCGGCCACGGCAACTCCACAATAGAAAACTGCCAGTGCGCCACGCACACCGGCTCATCCAGTTTGAACAGGCAAATCGGTCTGCCATTGATGATATTTTCCGACAACAGTTGGCCGCACTGTTCAAACCCGCGACGCCAGCGCTCTGCGGTGGTGTTTTGATGACAGCGCAGAGAGATGTGATCGGCTTCAAGCGGAGCAATATTCAAACCCAGACGGGTGGAAAGTTCAGTTAACGCCTGAGTGAAATGCCCTAAATCTGCGGAAATATCATGCAGTTCTGCAACGGTTTGCCAGTTCGCCATATTGAAAGCTCATATCCATGTTCAAAGCCGCTAATTTACTCTGTTGCGCAGTACCATCCAACCGCTGATTTTTTCAGGGACAAAATGAATGATTATGCGTCATTGCACTGCGTCTATTTTAGGCCGCGCGCGGCACGCACAATGCTGACGGCAACGGGCATTTGCAGTATACTCCCGGCCTAAATTCTTAATCTGGCGCGGTGTATAGTAAAGCGCTTCATAAATGTAAGGTATTCCGGTGAATATTCAGGCTCTTCTCTCAGAAAAAGTCCGTCAGGCCATGATTGCTGCAGGTGCGCCTGCAGATTGCGAACCTCAGGTTCGTCAGTCAGCAAAAGTACAGTTCGGCGATTATCAGGCTAATGGCATGATGGCAGTCGCTAAAAAACTGGGTATGGCGCCGCGACAACTGGCAGAGCAGGTGCTGACTCATCTGGATCTCAACGGGATTGCCAGCAAGGTTGAAATTGCGGGCCCGGGCTTTATCAATATTTTCCTCGATCCAGCATTCCTGGCGCAGCACGTGCAGCAGGCGCTGGCTTCCGATCGTCTGGGCGTTGCACAGCCAGAAAAGCAAACCGTTGTTGTTGACTACTCTGCGCCAAACGTGGCGAAAGAGATGCACGTAGGCCACCTGCGCTCCACCATCATCGGTGATGCGGCTGTCCGTACGCTGGAGTTTCTCGGCCATAAAGTCATCCGTGCAAACCACGTTGGCGACTGGGGAACCCAGTTCGGTATGCTCATCGCGTGGCTGGAAAAGCAGCAGCAGGAAAACGCGGGTGAAATGGCGCTGGCTGACCTTGAAGGTTTCTATCGTGACGCGAAAAAACATTACGACGAAGATGAAGAATTCGCCGAGCGCGCACGTAGCTACGTGGTGAAGTTGCAGGGTGGTGATGCTTACTTCCGCGAAATGTGGCGCAAACTGGTCGACATTACCATGTCCCAGAACCAGTTAACCTACGATCGTCTGAACGTGACGCTGACCCGCGACGACGTGATGGGTGAAAGCCTGTACAACCCGATGCTGCCAGGCATTGTTGCGGATCTCAAAGCCAAAGGCCTGGCCGTTGAAAGCGAAGGCGCGACTGTAGTATTCCTTGATGAGTATAAAAACAAGGAAGGCGAACCGATGGGCGTTATCATCCAGAAGAAAGATGGCGGTTATCTGTACACCACCACTGATATCGCCTGCGCCAAGTACCGTTACGAAACACTGCATGCCGATCGCGTGCTGTATTATATCGACTCCCGCCAGCATCAGCATTTAATGCAGGCATGGACCATCGTGCGTAAAGCCGGTTACGTGCCGGATTCCGTACCGCTGGAACACCACATGTTCGGCATGATGCTCGGCAAAGACGGTAAACCGTTCAAGACCCGCGCGGGTGGCACGGTTAAACTGGCCGATTTGTTAGATGAAGCGCTGGAGCGTGCACGTCGTCTGGTGGCAGAGAAGAACCCCGACATGCCTGCCGACGAGCTGGAAAAACTGGCGAATGCGGTCGGTATCGGCGCCGTGAAGTATGCAGATCTGTCGAAAAACCGTACCACGGATTACATCTTCGACTGGGATAATATGCTGGCCTTCGAAGGCAATACCGCACCGTACATGCAGTATGCCTACACCCGCGTACTGTCCGTGTTCCGTAAGGCAGATATCGACGAAAGTGCGCTGGCCAGCGCGAAGGTCATCATCAGTGAAGATCGTGAAGCCCAACTGGCGGCGCGTCTGCTGCAGTTTGAAGAAACGCTCACCGTCGTTGCACGTGAAGGTACACCGCACGTGATGTGCGCCTATCTGTACGATCTTGCCGGTTTGTTCTCTGGTTTCTACGAACATTGCCCAATCCTCAGCGCCGAGAGCGAAGAGATTCGTAACAGCCGCCTGAAGCTGGCACAGTTGACGGCGAAAACGCTGAAGCTGGGTCTGGATACGCTGGGTATCGAAACCGTAGAACGTATGTAATCACCACGAGTGATGTGAAAGCCCGCGCTATGTCGCGGGCTTTTTTATTTTCCCGAATGACCGCCCTCGTAGGTCTGATAAGCGATGCGCCATCAGGCCTACGAGAAACGGCTACGTTCACTGTAATTTGTTACAACTCACAAGGAATGACACATTTCCGTAGAGGGATGGAACATCTTTTACCTGTTATCCCATTTACACCTCCGTATCATTAGGCGGCGAATTAATCAGGTGTGGGTCCATGACATTCAGAGATTTTGAGGCGGAAGAGAAACTCTTTCAGCGACGGGTAATAGTGGCCTTTGGCCTGGTGGTCATCTGTTTTGGCATCCTGATTTATAACCTCTACAACTTACAAATTCGCGAGCATCAGTATTACACCACCCGCTCAAATGCCAATGACATCAAAATGCTGCCGGTTGCCCCAACGCGCGGCATCATTTACGATCGCAACGGTATCCCGCTGGTGCGCAACGTCACCTGGTACGATATTTCTGTCACTCCTTATAAAATCAACGATATGGATGCCTTGCTAAAGCAGCTAACGCCTATTGTTGACCTGACCCCTGATGAGATTGACCAGTTTCGCCACGATCTGAAATCCAGTAGTCGCTATCGCCCGGTGGTGCTCAAAAATGCGCTGACCGACGTGGAGATCGCCCGTTTCTCGGTTAATCAGTTTCATTTCAGCGGCGTCACCATCAACAGCTATGAAGATCGCCAATATCCGTATGGCGCAGAGTTGGCACATGTGCTCGGCTATGTCTCTAAAATCAATGACAGCGACCTGAAAGCGTTGGATAAAAAGGGGCTGGCAGAAAACTACGCCGCCGATCACAACATTGGCAAGCAGGGGATCGAACACTATTACGAAAACGATCTGCACGGCAAAACGGGTTATCAAGAAGTCGAAGTCGATAACCACGGACGCATCGTACGCCTGATAAAAGATGTACCGCCTGTTGCCGGAAAGGACATCCACCTGACGCTGGATTTACACTTACAGGAATATATAGAGAGCCTGCTGGTCGGTCAGCGCGCCGCAGTACTGGTTGAAGATCCGCACGATGGCTCGGTGCTGGCGATGGTCTCTAACCCCAGCTATGATCCGAATCCGTTCGTCAAAGGTATCAGCTACCAGGACTACAACACGCTGCTGCAGGATAAAGACCTGCCGTTGATTAACCGCGTCACGCAAGGTTTGTACCCTCCCGCCTCCACGGTCAAGCCGTACATGGCGATGTCAGCATTGCTCAATGGCGTTATCACCCCGCAGACCAGCTTCTTTGGCGCGCCAACATGGACATTGCCCGGCACTGAGCGACATTATCGCGACTGGAAAAAAACCGGTCATGGCATGTTGGACGTGACCAAAGCAATTGAAGAGTCCGCTGATACGTTCTTCTATCAGGTGGCGTATATGATGGGCATTGACCGAATCAATAGCATGCTTAGCCAGTTTGGTTACGGTAAACCCACCGGCATTGATCTTGATGAAGAGTACAACGGGCTGTTACCGAGCCGCGACTGGAAACAACGGGTGCATAAAAAAGCCTGGTATCAGGGAGACACCATTTCGGTTGGTATCGGTCAGGGATACTGGATTGCCACGCCAATCCAGATGGTGAAAGCAATGGTGGCACTGATTAACAATGGGAAAGTGATTGCCCCTCACCTGTTGCAGGCTGAAGAGAGTGGTAAATCTGTTACGCCTTATCATGCCGCCACGGTACCGTCACAGATTGCCTCTCCCTCCTCGCCCTATTGGGGACTGGTACGCGAGGCGATGTTTGGCATGGCCAATGCGCCGAACGGGACAGGTTATAAATTTTTCCATACTGCACCTTACGGAATTGCGGCGAAAAGCGGAACCTCACAGGTTTTCAGCCTGAAAGAAAACCAGACTTACAATGCGAAGATGATCCCCATCCGCCTGCGTGACCACGTGTTCTACACCGCATTTGCACCCTACAAAAACCCGAAAGTCGCCGTGGCGTTGATTCTGGAAAACGGCGGCAGCGACGGCATTACCGCCGCGCCGGTTATGCGACAAATTATGGATCATCTGTTTGTGCCGCAGGACAACGCCGCACAAACAGAGGTAACTCAACAAACAGCGCCGACAGCGACAGCGCCGTCGGACACCGATATTAAAAATACTTACGCAAGTATTCGGTGAGACACAGCATCGCCATCGCCTGGCCGTAAGGCATGGAGGTCAGCGGAATGTTGCGATAGAACTCGAGATTGTGCCCCATTCCGGTACCAAATGAGGTTTGCAGCAGCTCCCCTTCTGGTGAGATATGCTGCACAATGCCTTTGATGGCGAGTTCTGCTACCGCCGCATATTCCTTCCCGACATAACGCTTACGCACCGCTTTCAAAATCCCATAAGCAAATCCGGCGGTGGCTGACGCTTCAAGGTAAGAATGCGGATCGTCCAGCAACGTGTGCCACAGACCACTCTCATCCTGACACTTCGCCAGGGCCGCAATTTGCGCATTCAGTACCTGTACCAGATAGCGACGAACGGCATTATTCTCCGGTAAATCGACCAGTTCGAGGAACTCCGGAATAACAATAGTTAGCCAGCTGTTACCGCGCGCCCAGCGGGCGTTGGCAAAGTTATGATTTCCCTCATAGCTCCAGCCGTGGAACCACAGACCGGTTTCTTTATCCATCAGGTTTTGCACATGTAACAGGAACTGATACGTCGCCTCTTCAACGTACTCGGGGCGGTTGAGCAGTTTGCCAATCTTCGCCAGCGGTAACACCGTCATCATCAACGTGTCGTCCCACATCTGCTGATGATTCTCTTCCGCCAGCGTGATGTGCTGCATACCACCAAAATCGGTACGCGGCATGTCGTGCATCGCCCACTCAGCCCAGGAATCAAGCCACGGCAGATACGCCGGATTGCGCGTTTCTTCATAGCGATACGCCAGCGTCAGAAACGGCGCCATGGTATTGACGTTTTTAGTCGTCGCGCCTTCTGCAAAGCGGTCGGCAAACCAGCCATCGATGATATCGCGCATCGTTTCATCACCGGTTTGCTGGTAATACTGGTACATCCCGTACAGGCCGACGCCGTGCGTCCACTCCCATCCAGCCCACCCTTTGGTGTCAATAACGCGTCCGTCGTCCAGTCGCAGCAAGAACTCACCGCTCTCATCATGAATATTGACCAGATTATGCGTCACCTTCTTGATAAGCGTTTTTAACTCATCTCTGGCAATAAAATGTTCAGGCTGACGTAACAACGGGCTGTGTTTAACCGGATAAACAATCATTTACTTAACCTCTGTGCAATGTCGAATTCAATGCTGAGCCATGTTGCAGTGATGGCGCAGCAGGTTTATTACGATTCAGGTAACCAATATTGTTGTTACCCCAAAGTGATTCATACGGCATGCCTGACAGCATCTCTACCGTTGCACGTCCTTCAGGGGTAAGCCCTTCTGGCACGGGGCGCCCGGACTCACGCATTTTTGCAGTCTCTTCACGCAAGGTACTATGTGTTTGCAGATTCAGTTTGAAACGTAGAGACACCAGGAATCCCAACGCCAGTACAATCAACGTACCGCAACTCAGAATGAACAGAATGGTATGGCTGACCGCAGCAGGTTGTTCACTCTGCCCGGAGACAAAACCCGATAACTGCATAACAATGCCGACCAGCATGACGGCCCCCGCCTGCGAGGCTTTGCGCGTTAAAGTCATGATGCCGGCAAAGATCCCTTCCCGACGCTGACCGGTGATCACCTCGTCGACATCGGCGATATAGGTGTAGGTATTCCACGGAACATAATTGATGCCACCACGTCCCAGGCCCGCAACGGCGGAAACCAGCAGCAATAAGGCGTACACATCACTCAGCCCGGCGTAATACAACACCGCATAAGAGAGAGAACTCAGGCCAAACAGCACCACCACCATCCGGTAAGACGGGGCCGGTCCAAAGCGAATGCACAGCGGGATCATGGCGATAACCGCAATAAACTGGAAGATAGCCATGGTGCCCAGCAGGTTCGACGCCATAGAGGCTTCCTGCATCAACACAAACACCACATAGTAGGTAAAGACCGCGTTGAACACGTCCTGCGCGATATAACCACCAAGATACATGCCCAAATGTTGACGGAAAATGCGGATGCGCATCGTCGAACTTAGCTCAGTGAAAAGACGACTCATGCTCTGACGAAAGGTCAGGCTTTTCTTTTCTTCTTCAGCGCGAAGTGCCGCTTCGGTCCATTCTTCACGCGGGCGTTCCCAGGTAAAAAACCACACAAAGGTCAGCATCAGCGCGCACAGCACCGAAAACACCAGGCTGGCATAGAAAAATGAAACAGGATTGTGTTTACCAAACAGCGTCAACAGTACGCCAGGTAAGAACGAGGCCAGTATGGCTGACATCTGGGCCATAGAAATACGCGCGCCAGAAAACTTGGTTTTCTGTTTAAAATCATCGGTCATTTCCGGTACCAGCGTTTCATAGGGCACCAGAATCATGGTGTAAACCACATCAAACACCAGGTAGGTCAGCAGGTAGTACCAGAATCCCATGTCGCCGACCCACATCAGGGAGTAGCTAAAGACACAGGGAATCCCCAGCAGAATAAAAAACTTACGTCGGCCAAAGCGTTTACCAAGCCAGGTCGAGCCAAAATTATCCGTTAAAAAGCCCATTAATGGGCTAACCACCGCATCCAGCACCCTGGCCGTCGCAAAAATAAACGTCGCCTCAATAGGCGTCAGGCCACAAAAAGTGGTGTAGAAATAGAGCAACCATGCGGCGGTCAGCGCCGTGGTCCCTGCGCCTAAAAAGTCACCTGCCCCATAGGCAA of the Citrobacter freundii genome contains:
- the cmoB gene encoding tRNA 5-methoxyuridine(34)/uridine 5-oxyacetic acid(34) synthase CmoB, yielding MIDFGNFYQLIAKNHLSHWLETLPAQIASWQRDQHGLFKQWSNAVEFLPELTPHRLDLLHSVTAESEEQLSDGQLKRIDTLMRNLMPWRKGPYSLYGVNIDTEWRSDWKWDRVLPHLSDLTGRTILDVGCGSGYHMWRMIGAGAHLAVGIDPTQLFLCQFEAVRKLLGNDQRAHLLPLGIEQLPALNAFDTVFSMGVLYHRRSPLEHLWQLKDQLVQDGELVLETLVVEGDENTVLVPGDRYAQMRNVYFIPSALALKNWLEKCGFVDVRIADVCVTTTEEQRRTEWMITESLADFLDPNDSSKTVEGYPAPLRAVLIARKP
- the cutC gene encoding copper homeostasis protein CutC, producing the protein MALLEICCYSMECALTAQKNGADRIELCSAPKEGGLTPSLGVLRTVRQHIDIPVNPIIRPRGGDFCYTDGEFAAMLDDIAMVRDLGFSGLVTGLLDVDGNVDMSRMEKIMRTAGTLNVTFHRAFDMCANPLNALKSLSDLGVARVLTSGQKSDAAQGLTKIMELIAQPGAPIIMAGAGVRAANLSLFLDAGVQEVHSSAGVWLASPMRYRNAGLSMSSDAQANEYSRYAVDGAAVAEMKAIIAHHRAS
- a CDS encoding VOC family protein, with protein sequence MANWQTVAELHDISADLGHFTQALTELSTRLGLNIAPLEADHISLRCHQNTTAERWRRGFEQCGQLLSENIINGRPICLFKLDEPVCVAHWQFSIVELPWPGEKRYPHEGWEHIEIVLPGEPETLNARALALLSDEGLSQPGIFVKTSSPQGERERLPNPTLAVSDGSVTIKFHPWSIETIVASEQQE
- the argS gene encoding arginine--tRNA ligase; the encoded protein is MNIQALLSEKVRQAMIAAGAPADCEPQVRQSAKVQFGDYQANGMMAVAKKLGMAPRQLAEQVLTHLDLNGIASKVEIAGPGFINIFLDPAFLAQHVQQALASDRLGVAQPEKQTVVVDYSAPNVAKEMHVGHLRSTIIGDAAVRTLEFLGHKVIRANHVGDWGTQFGMLIAWLEKQQQENAGEMALADLEGFYRDAKKHYDEDEEFAERARSYVVKLQGGDAYFREMWRKLVDITMSQNQLTYDRLNVTLTRDDVMGESLYNPMLPGIVADLKAKGLAVESEGATVVFLDEYKNKEGEPMGVIIQKKDGGYLYTTTDIACAKYRYETLHADRVLYYIDSRQHQHLMQAWTIVRKAGYVPDSVPLEHHMFGMMLGKDGKPFKTRAGGTVKLADLLDEALERARRLVAEKNPDMPADELEKLANAVGIGAVKYADLSKNRTTDYIFDWDNMLAFEGNTAPYMQYAYTRVLSVFRKADIDESALASAKVIISEDREAQLAARLLQFEETLTVVAREGTPHVMCAYLYDLAGLFSGFYEHCPILSAESEEIRNSRLKLAQLTAKTLKLGLDTLGIETVERM
- the mrdA gene encoding penicillin-binding protein 2, with product MTFRDFEAEEKLFQRRVIVAFGLVVICFGILIYNLYNLQIREHQYYTTRSNANDIKMLPVAPTRGIIYDRNGIPLVRNVTWYDISVTPYKINDMDALLKQLTPIVDLTPDEIDQFRHDLKSSSRYRPVVLKNALTDVEIARFSVNQFHFSGVTINSYEDRQYPYGAELAHVLGYVSKINDSDLKALDKKGLAENYAADHNIGKQGIEHYYENDLHGKTGYQEVEVDNHGRIVRLIKDVPPVAGKDIHLTLDLHLQEYIESLLVGQRAAVLVEDPHDGSVLAMVSNPSYDPNPFVKGISYQDYNTLLQDKDLPLINRVTQGLYPPASTVKPYMAMSALLNGVITPQTSFFGAPTWTLPGTERHYRDWKKTGHGMLDVTKAIEESADTFFYQVAYMMGIDRINSMLSQFGYGKPTGIDLDEEYNGLLPSRDWKQRVHKKAWYQGDTISVGIGQGYWIATPIQMVKAMVALINNGKVIAPHLLQAEESGKSVTPYHAATVPSQIASPSSPYWGLVREAMFGMANAPNGTGYKFFHTAPYGIAAKSGTSQVFSLKENQTYNAKMIPIRLRDHVFYTAFAPYKNPKVAVALILENGGSDGITAAPVMRQIMDHLFVPQDNAAQTEVTQQTAPTATAPSDTDIKNTYASIR
- a CDS encoding glycoside hydrolase family 88/105 protein; the encoded protein is MIVYPVKHSPLLRQPEHFIARDELKTLIKKVTHNLVNIHDESGEFLLRLDDGRVIDTKGWAGWEWTHGVGLYGMYQYYQQTGDETMRDIIDGWFADRFAEGATTKNVNTMAPFLTLAYRYEETRNPAYLPWLDSWAEWAMHDMPRTDFGGMQHITLAEENHQQMWDDTLMMTVLPLAKIGKLLNRPEYVEEATYQFLLHVQNLMDKETGLWFHGWSYEGNHNFANARWARGNSWLTIVIPEFLELVDLPENNAVRRYLVQVLNAQIAALAKCQDESGLWHTLLDDPHSYLEASATAGFAYGILKAVRKRYVGKEYAAVAELAIKGIVQHISPEGELLQTSFGTGMGHNLEFYRNIPLTSMPYGQAMAMLCLTEYLRKYF
- a CDS encoding MFS transporter → MRTRKIGLVNYFAYGAGDFLGAGTTALTAAWLLYFYTTFCGLTPIEATFIFATARVLDAVVSPLMGFLTDNFGSTWLGKRFGRRKFFILLGIPCVFSYSLMWVGDMGFWYYLLTYLVFDVVYTMILVPYETLVPEMTDDFKQKTKFSGARISMAQMSAILASFLPGVLLTLFGKHNPVSFFYASLVFSVLCALMLTFVWFFTWERPREEWTEAALRAEEEKKSLTFRQSMSRLFTELSSTMRIRIFRQHLGMYLGGYIAQDVFNAVFTYYVVFVLMQEASMASNLLGTMAIFQFIAVIAMIPLCIRFGPAPSYRMVVVLFGLSSLSYAVLYYAGLSDVYALLLLVSAVAGLGRGGINYVPWNTYTYIADVDEVITGQRREGIFAGIMTLTRKASQAGAVMLVGIVMQLSGFVSGQSEQPAAVSHTILFILSCGTLIVLALGFLVSLRFKLNLQTHSTLREETAKMRESGRPVPEGLTPEGRATVEMLSGMPYESLWGNNNIGYLNRNKPAAPSLQHGSALNSTLHRG